The Streptomyces sp. GSL17-111 region CGCGGAACTGGACGCGGCCGCCGGTGGGCGCCCCCTGTACCTCACCCGCATCGACGTCCACTCCGCGCTGGCCACCACGGCGCTGCTGGAGGCCGTGCCCGGAGTGCGCGAGCTGGCCGGCTTCGCCGCCGACGGGCCGCTGACCGCCGCCGCCCACCACGCCGTCCGTGCCGCCGCGTACGCCTCCGTCACGCCCGCCCAGCGCGCCGAGGCGCAGCGGGCCACGCTGCGTCGCGCCGCCGAGCTGGGCGTCGGCTCGCTGCACGAGTGCGCCGGCCCGGACATCTCCAGCGCCGAGGACCTGACCGCGCTGCTCGCCCTGGCCGCCGACGAACCGGGCCCCCGGGTCTTCGGCTACTGGGCCGAAGCCGTCACGAACGCGAAGGACGCGCGACGGGTGCGGGAGCTCGGGGCCGTGGGCGCCGCCGGGGACCTGTTCGCCGACGGATCGCTCGGCTCACACACCGCGCACCTGCACACCCCCTACGCCGACGCGCCGCACACCGGCACGGCCCACCTGGACGCGGCGGCCGTCGCGGCCCACGTGACCGCCTGCACCGAGGCCGGGCTCCAGGCCGGCTTCCACGCCATCGGTGACGCCGCCCTGACCGCCGTCACCGACGGCGTCCGCACCGCGGCGGCCCGACTGGGCACCGAACGGGTGCGCGCGCTGCGCCACCGGGTCGAGCACGCCGAGATGCTCACCCCCGGCCACATCGACGCCTTCGCCGAGCTGGCCCTCATCGCCTCCGTCCAGCCGGGCTTCGACGCCGCCTGGGGCGGGGAGGAGGGCATGTACGCCGAGCGGCTGGGCGCCGAGCGGGCCCGCACCCTCAACCCCTTCGCGGACCTGCTGCGCGCCGGGGTGCCGCTCGCCTTCGGCTCGGACAGCCCCGTCACGCCGCTCGGCCCCTGGGCCGCCGTGCGGGCCGCCACCTTCCACCGCACTCCCGGCCACCGCGTCTCCGCCCGCGCGGCCTTCACCGCGCACACGCGCGGCGGCTGGCGGGCCCTCGGCCGGGACGACGCCGGGGTCCTCGTGCCCGGGGCCCCGGCCGACTACGCGGTCTGGCGGGCCGGTGAGCTGCTCGTCCAGGCGCCCGACACCCGGGTGGCGAACTGGTCCACCGATCCGCGCTCCGGCACGCCGGGACTGCCGGACCTGACCCCCGGCGGTCAACTGCCCCTGTGCCTGCGGACGGTGGTGGGGGGACGCACGGTCCACGAGCGGCCGAACGAGTGATACCCGGGCGTGGTCGTACGGCCGAAAGTTGCGGCGTACGCGCGCCGCGGAACCGCCGAATTTCCGCCACTGACCTGCTGGTTCGACGACAGCACCGCGAGAAACGCAGGTCAAACGCCTGTTGACAGGCGGCTGTCACGGACGGGTAGGTTCGGCCGAGTCCACCACAGGACGTCCGGTCGGGGGTCCGCCCACGCAACCGCCTGGAGCCGTTGGGCCACGGGTGGTGCGTCGCACCGGCACACCACCACTGGGAGCCAGGTCCAGCGCCCGCGGTACGGGAGCGGAAGGTTTTTGTCCGACCGGCAGGTGTGACCCGGGTGGGGCCCGGACGCTCAGTAGACAACGGCTCTCGGTCGATCCGCAGCCAGCGGGCCCGGGGTCGGCCCGAAGGGCGCCGGGCCCGATCCGCTGACGCGCGGACGGCGGCCCGCCCGTTCTCCTCCACCCGGCGCGCCCACGGCCCCGTGTGCCGATGTACGGTCACATCAGACCGCCCATCTGCAGGAAGGCGCCAGCGTGGCACCGGGCTCCGACACCTCCGCCGAAGCGGCCCGCACCGGGCCCCACGCCGACGTGCCCGGCTCCGGTGGCGCGCGCGTGGAGGACCCGGCGCCGTCCCACGGCTCCGGGACGGGCGGCGGCGCCGCCGTGGCCGCACCGGGCCCGGCCCGGCACGGACCCCTCGGGCGGCTGCGCGGGCCGGGCCTGGCCGTGCTCAGCGGACTGGCGCTGGCCGCCGCCTTCCCCCCGGTCGACGCCTGGCCCCTCTCCCTGGCCGCCGTCGCCGCGCTGAGCCTCCTGACGCGCGGACGCACCGTGCGGCAGGGCGCCTGGACGGGGCTCCTCTTCGGCCTGGGCTTCTTCGTCGGCCTGCTGCAGTGGCTGCGCGTCATCGGCTGGGACACCGTGTTCGGTCTGTCCCTCCTGCAGGCGCTCTTCCTCGCCCTGCTCGGCGGCGGCCTCGCCGCGACGTCCCGGCTGCCGCTGTGGCCCCTGTGGGGAGCCTGTCTGTGGGTCGCCGAGGAGTGGGCGCGCGACCGCGTGCCGCTGGGCGGCTTCCCCTGGGGCCGGCTCGCCTTCGCCAACACCGGGTCGCCCTTCACGCCTTTGGCGGCGCTGGGCGGTGCCCCGCTCGTCACCTTCGCCGTCGCGCTGGCCGGCACCCTGTCGGCCGCCGCCGCCGTCGCCCTGTTGCGGTGGCGGCGCACCGCACGGCCGGAAGCCACCGGCGCCCGGGACACTCCGCGGCCCACCGGGCCGCCGCACCGCGCGCTGCGGCCCGCCGCCGCGGCGGCGGGGCTCGCCACGGCCGTCACCCTCGCCGGATACGCCGTGCCGGTGCCGACCGACGCCGACGACCACGTGGACATCGCCGTCGTCCAGGGCGACGTACAGCAGCCGGGCATGGACTTCCTCGGCCGCCCGATGATGATCCTGGAGAACCACGTCGAGCCCACCGTGGAGCTGGCCGAGGACGTCGCCGCCGGCCGCGTGGAGCGCCCCGACCTCGTCATCTGGCCGGAGAACGCCTCGGATCTCGACCCGTACCGCTACCCGGAGGCGTACGCCGCCATCGACCGGGCGGCGAAGGCCATCGGTGTCCCCATCCTCGTGGGCGCCCTCGTGGACCACCCGACCCGGGAGGGCTACGTCGAGAACCAGGGCATCGTGTGGGACCCCGTCAGCGGCCCCGGCGACTCCTACACCAAGCAGCACCCCGTGCCGTTCGGCGAGTACGTGCCCTTCCGGGAGCAGCTCAGCAAGGTCATCAGCCGCCTGGAACGGGTGCCGCGCGACTTCTGGCCGGGGGACGAGCCCGGGGTCCTCCAGGTGGGCCCCGCGCGCCTGGGCGACGTCATCTGCTTCGAGGTGGCCTACGACGAGATCGTGCGCGACACCGTCCGGGCCGGGGCCCGCGCCCTGGTGATCCAGACGAACAACGCGACCTACGGCAACACCGGCCAGCCCGAGCAGCAGCTCGCCATGTCCAGGCTGCGGGCCATCGAGCACGGCCGGGCCATCGTGACCGCCGCTCCGAGCGGCATCAGCGCCGTCGTCGCCCCCGACGGGACGGTCGAGCAGCGCACCGAGGAGTTCACGCAGGACGTGCTCACCGCGCGGCTGCCCCTGCGCGACGGCCTCACTCCCGCCGACCGCGTCGGCTCGGCGCCGGAGTGGAGTCTCGCTATGGTGGGCCTCCTCTCCTGGGCCGCCGCCATCCTCCACGGCCGCCGGAGCCGTACGGACGAGAAGGGGAACAGGCCGTGACCGATCAGGAAGAGGTGCGCCGCTTCGCACCCCTCGGCACCGTCCTCGTGATCATCCCGACCTACAACGAGGTCGAGAACCTCAGGTCCGTCGTGAGCCGTACCCGGACCGCCGTGCCCGACGCCCACGTGCTCGTCGCCGACGACAACAGCCCCGACGGCACCGGCAAGCTCGCCGACGAGCTCGCCGCCGAGGACGAGCGGGTGCGCGTCCTGCACCGGCGGGGCAAGGAGGGCCTCGGTGCCGCCTACCTGGCGGGCTTCGAGTGGGGCATGGAACACGGCTTCGACGTCCTCGTCGAGATGGACGCCGACGGCTCCCACCAGCCGGAGGAACTGCCCCGGCTGCTCACCGCGCTGCGCCACGCCGACCTGGTCCTCGGCTCCCGCTGGGTGCCCGGTGGGCGGGTGGTCAACTGGCCGGCCAGCCGCAGGTTCCTCTCGCGGGGCGGCAGCACGTACTCGCGCATGGTCCTCGGCATCCCCGTCCGCGACGTCACCGGCGGCTTCCGGGCGTTCCGCGCGGACACCCTGCGCGGGCTGGGCATCGACGGCGTCGCCTCCCAGGGGTACTGCTTCCAGGTGGACCTGGCCCACCGGGCCGTGCGGGCGGGGTACCACGTCGTCGAGGTCCCGATCACCTTCGTGGAGCGGGAGCTGGGCGACAGCAAGATGAGCCGCGACATCGTGGTGGAGGCGCTGTGGCGGGTCACGGCGTGGGGTGTGCGGTCCCGGCTGACCCAGTTGGCCGGACGCAGGCACACTGGAGACCATGACCAGCCGTCGTGACAGTCGTGACCCCAGCCGTTACGAGCCCCCCGGGCGGCGGCCCGGCGGCTCCCGGCCCTCGGGCCCGGACCGGCGCCGCTCCCGGCTGCGCACCTTCCTGCCGCTGACCGTGGCCCTGTGGGCCGTACTGGAGCTGTGGCTGCTGCTCCTGGTCGGGGACGCGGCGGGCGGCCTCACCGTCTTCCTGCTGCTGGTGGCCGGCTTCGTGCTCGGCTCCGTCGTCATCAAGCGGGCGGGCCGACGGGCGTGGAGCTCCCTGGCCGAGACCCTCCAGCAGCCCGGCGCCGCGCGGTCGGCGCAGTCACGCTCCGGGGGCGGCAACGCGCTGGCGATGCTCGGCGGCCTGCTGCTGATGCTCCCCGGCCTGCTGTCGGACGTGGCGGGGTTGCTCTGCGTCTTCCCGCCGACCGCCGAACTGCTGCGCCGCCGCACCGACCGCTGGCTGGACCGGCAGGCCGGGCGCTCGCGTCCCGGCACCCTGGGCGACGCGCTGCACCAGGCCCAGCGTGCGGGGGAGCAGGCCCGCATGCACCGCCCGGACGGCAAGGTCGTCCAGGGCGAGGTCATCACGCCCGACGAGCCGGACGACGACGGGCCGCGCCGCTGACGGCGCTCGCGCGGCTCCCGCACCGGACGGGGACCTCCGCACCGGCGTGCAACGCGCACCCGGACGTGGGCACACGACAACGGCGCGGGAGCCTGGGCCGCCATCCGTGGATGACGCTCCAGGCCCCCGCGCCGTCGAGAGGTGTCCGGCCGTCGGCCGTTCCGCCCGCCGCGGGCCCGCTTACGCGGACTTGCGGCTGTCGCGCGGATGCACCGCGATGTTCATCGCACCGGAACGCAGGACCGCCAGCCGCTCGGCCAGCACCTCCTCCAGTTCCTCACGGGTACGCCGCTCCATGAGCATGTCCCAGTGCGTCCTCGCCGGCTTGGTCTTCTTCTCTTCCGGGCCCTCGCCGTCGACCAGCAGGGCCTGAGAGCCGCATACCTTGCACTCCCACTCCGGCGGGATCTCCGCCTCGACCGAGAACGGCATCTCGAACCGATGTCCGTTCTGGCATGCGTACTCCACGGCCTGGCGCGGGGCCAGGTCGATGCCGCGGTCCGTCTCGTAGCTGGTCACCACGAGTCGCGTGCCGCGAAGAGCTCGCTCACTCATGAATCGTGCCTCCCGGGCTTGTCGCCCACAGGACAGGTGTCGCTGTCGTCGTCATCCGGTCAACGTCCGGTCGGCGGTGAAGATTCCCGTATCGGGACATGCGTCGCCCGTCGTGCCGCCCCTTGTTGTACCCGCCGGTGCCCGCTTTGTCACATCTGGGGATGGATGTCACCCGGTGTCCTTGTCCGCCGGACGCGCAGTAACGCTCCCTCCGGGCGGGCCGAAGGCGTACACTACCGCCCCCGCCGGGGACGGGCTAAATCCGGCCGGGGTCGGTGTTGCCCACGGCCGCCGCCGCCCGGCGCACCGGCACCCGCAGCAGCAGTACGAACCCGAGCACGAAGAAGACGACGAGCGAGATGATCGCGTCCCGGTAGCTGCCGGTGAGCTGGTACGTCAGCCCGAAGACCAGCGGCCCCAGCCAGCTCGTGCCCCGGTCGCTCACCTCGTACAGGGAGAAGTACTCCGCCTCCTTGCCGCGCGGTACGAGCTGGGCGAACAGCGACCGCGACAGGGCCTGCGTCCCGCCCAGCACCATGCCGATCGCGGCGGCCAGCACGAAGAACCACAGCGGTTCCCCCGAGGGCAGGAAGTAGCCGGCGGCGACCGTCCCCGTCCACGCCACCAGAGAACCCAGGATCGTCCGTTTCGCCCCGTAGCGCTCCGCCAGACGGCCCAGGCCGAGAGCGCCGAAGATCGCCAGGACCTGCACCAGCAGGATCGCCCCGATCAGGGACTCCTGCTCCATCCCCAGCTCCTCCGAACCGAACACGGACGCCTGCGTGATCACCGTCTGCACGCCGTCGTTGTACAGCAGGTAGGCCAGCAGGAACATCAGCGTCAGCGGGTAGCGGCGCAGCTCCCGCAGCGTCTGCCCGAGCTGCCGGAACCCGCCGCCGAGCGACAGCCGCTCCCCGCGCACCGTCCCCGGGCGCTCCCGCAGCCGCCGCAGCGGCACCAGGGTGAACACCGCCCACCACAGCCCGGCCGAGGCCAGGCAGATCCGCACGGCCGTGCCCTCCTCGACCCCCAGGGACTCGTGGCCCAGGAAGAGCGCGAGGTTCGCCACCAGGACCAGCGAGCCGGCCCCGTAGCCGAAGGCCCACCCCCGCGACGACACCGCGTCCCGCTCGTGCGGTTCGGCGATCTGCGGCAGGTAGGCGTTGTAGACGACGATCGACGCGGCGTAGGCCACGTTCGCCAGGATCAGCAGCAGGCCGCCGAGCAGGTAGCGGTCGCCGTCCAGGAAGAACATGCCCGTCGTGGCCGCCGCCCCCGTGTAGGCGAAGACGCCCAGCAGCGGCTTCTTGCGCCCCGTGCGGTCGGCCAGGGCGCCGACCACGGGCATCACCAGAACGGACAGCAGCACCGACGCGGAGATCACGTAGGCGAAGTAGGAGCCGTCGCGCACCGGGATGCCGAGCGGGTGGATGTAGCCCTCCGCGTCCGCCGCGGCCTCGGCGATCTCGGTGAGGTACGGGCCGAGGAACACGGTCAGCACGCTGGTCTGGAAGACCGAGTTGGCCCAGTCGTACCAGTACCAGCCGCGCTGCTCCCTGCGCCTGCTCCCCGCGTCGTCCGAGCCCGCCGGCTCGGTCACGACCTTGGCGTCCACCTGTGTCCCCCTCGTTCCCGCCGCGCGGAGCGTCCGCACGCACCGGTGGTGCTCACGCCGACCAGGCGCCGCGTTCCTCCAGCACCTCGCGCAACAGCGCCACGTGGTCGGTCATGATGCCATCCACCCCCAGATCGAGCAGCGCCCGCATGGCGTCCGCCTCGTTGACCGTCCAGACGTGCACCTGGAGCCCGAGCCGGTGCGCACACCGGACGAAGGCCCGGTCGACGACCGGTATCCCCGCCTGCCGCACCGGCACCTGCGCCGCCCGCGCGCCCGCGCGCGGGCGCGCGGGCAGCCCCCACGAACGCAGCCGCAGGGCCACGACGCCGCGCGTGCCCAGCGACGTGGCGAGCCGGCTGCCCGCCAGCGCCTGTGCCCGGGCCACCCGGCGCTCGTCGAAGGAGCCCAGGCACACCCGCCCCCAGGCGTCCTGCTCCTCCAGGACGCGTAGCAGGGGCAGCAGCGCCCCCTCCGCCTTGACGTCGACGTTCCACCGGGTGCCGGGGAACGCCCGCAGCAGGTCCGCGAAGAGCGGGACGGGCTCCCGTCCGCCCACGCGCGCCCGCGCCACCTCCGACCACGGGAGGTCGGCGATCGCGCCCCGGGCGTCGGTCACCCGGTCCAGCGTCGGGTCGTGGAAGGCCACCAGCCGCCCGTCGGCCGTGACGTGCACGTCCGTCTCCAGGTACCGGTAGCCGAGGTCCACGGCACGGCGGAACGCCCGTTCGGTGTTCTCCAGGCCCTCGGCCACGCCGCCCCGGTGGGCGAACGCGAAGGGGCGGGGATGGTCGAAGTAGGGATGGGCCGCAGTCGTCACCGCCGCAGTATCGCGTGCCGCCGCCGACCCGTCCGCTTCGGCACCCCTACCGGACGTCCGGCGTCGCCGGGGCCGTCGGAACGTCCGGGGAGGCGGGCGGTCCCGGCGGCGGCCCGTCCAGCGAGAAGACCCGCAGGAACCGCTGCGCCAGGGGGCCGATGGCCAGCGCGTACAGCGCCGTGCCCGCCCCCACGCCCCCGCCGAGGAGGTAGCCGCTGACCAGGACGACCACCTCGATGCCCGTGCGCGCCACCCGTACGGAGACGCCGGTGCGTCGGTGCAGCCCCGTCATCAGCCCGTCCCGGGGCCCGGCACCGAACCGGGCCGCGATGTACAGGCCCGTCGCCACCCCGTTGAGCACGATGCCGGACAGCAGCAGCGGCCACCGCACCGCGAGGGCTTCCCACTGCGGCATCAGCAGCAGTGTGCCGTCCAGCGAGAGGCCGACCAGAATGACGTTGGAGACCGTCCCGAGTCCGGGCCTCTCCCGCAGGGGCAGCCACAGCAGCAGGACCAGCGCACCCGTGAGCACGGAGACGATCCCGATGGAGAGCCCCACCCGCTCGGACAGGCCCTGGTGGAAGACCTCCCACGGGCTGAGGCCCAGCTCCGCGCGCACCATGAGGCCCGCGCTGGCGCCGTAGAGCAGGAGCCCCGCGTACAACTGCACCACGCGGCGTCCCAGCCGTCGTTCCCCGCCCCGCGTCCCCGTTGCCGCCACTGATGGCCCTCCCTGCACTGATCGGCGAATGCATGACATGCTGACCGGAAGGCAAGGCCAATTCGACGTCCAATGTGCAAGAGGTGGACCGCATCATGCCCGAGTGGACCTCAGCCGTCGGCGCCCCGCAACTCGTCCGGCTCCTCGGCTCCCAACGTGCGGCGGACCGCACCGGCCGCAGCGGTTCCCCCGCCTACCGCGCCCTGGCCGACGGCGTCCGGCTCCTCGTGCTGGAGGGCCGGGTGCCCGTCGGGGCCCGGCTGCCGGCGGAGCGGGAGCTGGCGTCCGCCCTCGGCGTCAGCCGGACGACGGTCGCGGCGGCCTTCGAGGCGCTGCGCGTCGACGGGTTCCTCGCCTCGCGCCGGGGCGCCGGGAGCTGGACGGCCGTCCCGGCCGGTGACCCGCTGCCCACCCGGAGCCTGGACCCGCTTCCCCCCGAAGCCGCCGGCGGTGTCATCGACCTGGCCTGCGCCGCCCTCCCGGCCCCCGAGCCGCACCTGAGCCAGGCTCTGCGGGCCGCACTGGAGGACCTGCCGCCCTACGCGCGGACACACGGCGACTACCCGGCCGGACTGCCCGCCCTGCGCCAGGCGATCGCCGACCGCTGCACCGCACGGGGGCTGCCGACCATGCCCGAGCAGATCATGGTCACCACCGGGGCGATGGGCGCCGTGGCCGCCATCTGCAAGCTGCTCGTGCCGCGCGGCGAGCGCGTCGCCGTCGAGCACCCCTCCTACGCCAACGTCCTCCAGCTCATGCGCGACGCGGGCGCCCGGCTGGTGCCCGTGGCCATGGCCGACCGGCTCGCCGGCTGGGAGCTGCCCGCCTGGCGCCAGACCCTCCGGGCCGCCGCCCCGCGCCTAGCCTACGTCGTCGCGGACTTCCACAACCCGACCGGAGCCCTGGCCGACGAGGGACGCCGCCGGGACCTGGTGTCGGCCGCCCGCGCCGCCGGCACCACCCTGGTCGTCGACGAGACCATGGCGGACCTGCCGCTGGACGAGGCCACGGCGGCCGACCAGCCGCGCCCCGTGGCGGCCTTCGACCCGGGCGGCGCCACCGTGATCACCGTCGGCTCGGCCAGCAAGGCGGTGTGGGCGGGCCTGCGGATCGGCTGGGTGCGGGCCGCCCCCGAGGTCGTCCGCAGCCTCATCTCCGCCCGGGCCTGGGCCGACCTCGGCAGCCCGGTCCTGGAGCAGCTCGCCGTCGCCCGACTGCTGGCCGACGGCGGCTGGGACCGGGCCGTCGCCGTGCGCCGTGCCCAGGCCCGCGTCAACCGTGACGCCCTGGTGGCCGCGCTCGAGGAGCACCTGCCGGAGTGGGAGTTCACCGTGCCGCGCGGCGGCCTGACCCTGTGGGTGCGCACCGGCGGGCTCTCCGGCTCCCGGATCGCCGAGGCGGGGGAGCGGCTCGGCGTGCGCGTGCCCTCCGGGCCCCGGTTCGGGGTGGACGGCGCGTTCGAGGGGTACGTGCGGCTGCCGTTCACCGTCTCCGGAGCGCTGGCGAACGAGGCCGCCCAGCGGCTGGCCGCCGCCACCCGCCTGGTCGCCGGGCCGCCCCACACCGCACCGGAGATCCCCCGCAGCTTCGTCGCCTGACGGGCCGCCGCGTCGGGGCCGCGTCAGCCGTCCACCCGCTCACCGGAACGCTGCTCGCCCTGCTGCGGAACGGCGTCCTCGTGGCGCTGTTCCCGCGCGGCCCCGTCGATCTCCTCCAGCCCGACCACGGGCGGGGGCAGCAGCTCCCGCACGGCCTCCCGGTGCGCCTCGGCGGCGAGCTCGTCGTACGGGTCCGGGGCCGCCGGGACCTGGAGCCGCAGCACCGGGCCGGAACCCAGCCTGGCGTACCCCCGGCCCGGCGGGACGTCCCGCACCGGCGTCGTCCGCGGCGGCTCGCCCAGCACGGCCCGCACCTGCTCCGGCGTGGCCGGGCCCAGCACCACCCGGGCGCGGGTGTAGGCGCGCACCACCTGGGCCAGCGCCTCGGCCCCCTCGAACTGCTCCGCCAGCGCCACCGACACCCGCGCCGAACGGCCGTGCCGCAGCACCACCTGCAGCAGCTCCTGCGGGTCGCCACGTCCCTCCCCGCGTGCCAGGTGGCTGAGCACCGCCGGGCGGTCCACCAGCACCCACAGCGGTCGGCGCACCGTGTCGGGCACCGGCCGGCCGCCTTCCCGGGCGTGCACCGCGGCCAGCAGCCTGCGCTCGGTCTCGTGAGCCGCCCACTGCAGGGAGGCGAGGGCCCCCACGAGGGTCGTCTCCACCGAGAGCACCCCGCGCCGTCCCGTCAGACAGGCGTACTCACCGCTGCCCGAACCGTCGACGACGAGGACGTCGCCGTGCTGGAGGGCCTGCAGCGCCACGGAGCGCAGCAGCGTCGTCGTACCGGCCCCGGGCTGTCCGAGGGCCAGCAGATGGGGCTCGGTCGACCGGGGCCCGGTCCGCCACACGACCGGGGGGACGTCCAGGGACTCCGCCCCGTCCAGCACCGGCAGCGTCCGTTGCACGGCCTCCGCGTCGGTGAACCCCAGCACCATCTCGCCGGGCGTGACGACGAAGCGCTGCACGCACAGGTCCGAGGGCAGCGGAGCGAGCGCGGTGACCCGCAGCTCGTTGCCCTCCTCCTCCCAGTCGAAGCGCAGCTCCCGGGAACGGCCGATCTTGGCGCACAGCAGCCGCTCCACGCGCTGTCGCGGCTCCGCCTCGCCGTCCGGGAAGCAGGGCGGATAGCGCAGCACCAGCCGGGTCGGCCGGCCGTCCGCGTCGAACGCGTACGAGGTGAAGGCGCGCTCCCAGGAACCGTCGGGCGCGTACAGGGGCTCCGGGTGCGGATCGTCGGCGACGGCCAGGCAGGGCACCAGCGCCTCGTACAGCGTCTGGAGGCGGGCGGCCTGCTCCTCCGCGTCCGGCCCGGGGTCGGGCGCCTCGGCCTCCTTGGGCGGACGCCCGAACCAGGCGCACGCGCCCACGGCACCCGCCGCCGCCAGCCAGGGGCCGTACGGCATGACCCACAGCAGGGCGGCGCAGGCACCCGCCAGGAACAGGGCCGGGCCGCGCTGCTCCCGCGCGGTGTCCTGCCACCGGCGCCGGCCGGCAGCGGTGAGCCGGGCGGCGCCGCGGCCCAGCACGATGAGCGGGTAGACCACGTCGGCCGCGCCGTCCCCGAGCGTGCGGACCGCGAGCCGTCCCTGCGCGAGGGTGCGCCAGGCCACTAGAGGGTGATCCCGCCCAGCAGGCTGGCCAGTTTGTCGCTGCCCGCCTGGATGCCGGGCCCGATGGCCGTTCCGGACAGGTAGAAACCGAAGAGGGCGCAGACGGCGGCGTGCGACGGCTTCAGCTCGCCCTTGCGGAAGAGCAGGAAGCCGATCACCCCGAAGAGGACGACGCCGGAGATCGACAGGACCATGAACGCTCCTGGTGTGAGGGGTGCGGTCACCATGCGTCACACCAGCATCACAGAAGGACGGAGCGGGCGGTACAGGCAATCAGGTGATTTAACGGATCGTAGGATCGCATAAGGGTGGAACACGCCCCCGGTGCTCGCGATCGACACGGCTAGAGCGTCAGCCCCGAGACGAGGGAGGCGATCATGTTCCCGCCCGCCTCGATCCCGGGCGCCATCGTCGTCCCGGCCAGATAGAAGCCGAAGAGCGCGCAGACCAGCGCGTGGGACACCTTCAGCCCGCCCTTGCGGGTGAGCAGGAAGATCGCGATGCCGAGCAGGACGACGCTTGAGACGGACAGGGCCATGCGGAGCTCCAGGTGCGGCGGGTGGGAAGGTCGAGCACGTCGACGGAGGCGGCCGTGCCGAGGCCCCCTCAGGCTTCCCGGCGCCGCTGGCCGCCGCAATCGGGATGAGCCGGACGGCTGACCCGTGCCCTCGGGTGCGACGGACCGGGTCTTTCGACCCCACGGCACGCGCGTCGCCACGGCGAAGGGTGAAACCCCTACCACACGCGGTTACGCTCGGCGGTCAGTCCGTCCCCGACGCGACCACCGGGAGGAGCCGCCCGTGCGCCCCCGACGTCTCCTGCGGTACGCCGCGGCACTCACCCTCGCCGGCGTGGTGCTGCTCCTGCTCG contains the following coding sequences:
- a CDS encoding amidohydrolase, producing MSERTTSGDEPRTVLLRGGEVYSPADPFATAMVTEGDRVAWVGSEGAADSFADGVDDVLDLEGALVTPAFTDAHVHTTSTGLALTGLDLSAAADLGDALARVRAHARARPGDRVLLGHGWDATGWPERRPPSRAELDAAAGGRPLYLTRIDVHSALATTALLEAVPGVRELAGFAADGPLTAAAHHAVRAAAYASVTPAQRAEAQRATLRRAAELGVGSLHECAGPDISSAEDLTALLALAADEPGPRVFGYWAEAVTNAKDARRVRELGAVGAAGDLFADGSLGSHTAHLHTPYADAPHTGTAHLDAAAVAAHVTACTEAGLQAGFHAIGDAALTAVTDGVRTAAARLGTERVRALRHRVEHAEMLTPGHIDAFAELALIASVQPGFDAAWGGEEGMYAERLGAERARTLNPFADLLRAGVPLAFGSDSPVTPLGPWAAVRAATFHRTPGHRVSARAAFTAHTRGGWRALGRDDAGVLVPGAPADYAVWRAGELLVQAPDTRVANWSTDPRSGTPGLPDLTPGGQLPLCLRTVVGGRTVHERPNE
- the lnt gene encoding apolipoprotein N-acyltransferase, whose protein sequence is MAPGSDTSAEAARTGPHADVPGSGGARVEDPAPSHGSGTGGGAAVAAPGPARHGPLGRLRGPGLAVLSGLALAAAFPPVDAWPLSLAAVAALSLLTRGRTVRQGAWTGLLFGLGFFVGLLQWLRVIGWDTVFGLSLLQALFLALLGGGLAATSRLPLWPLWGACLWVAEEWARDRVPLGGFPWGRLAFANTGSPFTPLAALGGAPLVTFAVALAGTLSAAAAVALLRWRRTARPEATGARDTPRPTGPPHRALRPAAAAAGLATAVTLAGYAVPVPTDADDHVDIAVVQGDVQQPGMDFLGRPMMILENHVEPTVELAEDVAAGRVERPDLVIWPENASDLDPYRYPEAYAAIDRAAKAIGVPILVGALVDHPTREGYVENQGIVWDPVSGPGDSYTKQHPVPFGEYVPFREQLSKVISRLERVPRDFWPGDEPGVLQVGPARLGDVICFEVAYDEIVRDTVRAGARALVIQTNNATYGNTGQPEQQLAMSRLRAIEHGRAIVTAAPSGISAVVAPDGTVEQRTEEFTQDVLTARLPLRDGLTPADRVGSAPEWSLAMVGLLSWAAAILHGRRSRTDEKGNRP
- a CDS encoding polyprenol monophosphomannose synthase, encoding MTDQEEVRRFAPLGTVLVIIPTYNEVENLRSVVSRTRTAVPDAHVLVADDNSPDGTGKLADELAAEDERVRVLHRRGKEGLGAAYLAGFEWGMEHGFDVLVEMDADGSHQPEELPRLLTALRHADLVLGSRWVPGGRVVNWPASRRFLSRGGSTYSRMVLGIPVRDVTGGFRAFRADTLRGLGIDGVASQGYCFQVDLAHRAVRAGYHVVEVPITFVERELGDSKMSRDIVVEALWRVTAWGVRSRLTQLAGRRHTGDHDQPS
- the fxsA gene encoding FxsA family membrane protein, with protein sequence MTSRRDSRDPSRYEPPGRRPGGSRPSGPDRRRSRLRTFLPLTVALWAVLELWLLLLVGDAAGGLTVFLLLVAGFVLGSVVIKRAGRRAWSSLAETLQQPGAARSAQSRSGGGNALAMLGGLLLMLPGLLSDVAGLLCVFPPTAELLRRRTDRWLDRQAGRSRPGTLGDALHQAQRAGEQARMHRPDGKVVQGEVITPDEPDDDGPRR
- a CDS encoding RNA polymerase-binding protein RbpA → MSERALRGTRLVVTSYETDRGIDLAPRQAVEYACQNGHRFEMPFSVEAEIPPEWECKVCGSQALLVDGEGPEEKKTKPARTHWDMLMERRTREELEEVLAERLAVLRSGAMNIAVHPRDSRKSA
- a CDS encoding MFS transporter encodes the protein MDAKVVTEPAGSDDAGSRRREQRGWYWYDWANSVFQTSVLTVFLGPYLTEIAEAAADAEGYIHPLGIPVRDGSYFAYVISASVLLSVLVMPVVGALADRTGRKKPLLGVFAYTGAAATTGMFFLDGDRYLLGGLLLILANVAYAASIVVYNAYLPQIAEPHERDAVSSRGWAFGYGAGSLVLVANLALFLGHESLGVEEGTAVRICLASAGLWWAVFTLVPLRRLRERPGTVRGERLSLGGGFRQLGQTLRELRRYPLTLMFLLAYLLYNDGVQTVITQASVFGSEELGMEQESLIGAILLVQVLAIFGALGLGRLAERYGAKRTILGSLVAWTGTVAAGYFLPSGEPLWFFVLAAAIGMVLGGTQALSRSLFAQLVPRGKEAEYFSLYEVSDRGTSWLGPLVFGLTYQLTGSYRDAIISLVVFFVLGFVLLLRVPVRRAAAAVGNTDPGRI
- a CDS encoding glycerophosphodiester phosphodiesterase, yielding MTTAAHPYFDHPRPFAFAHRGGVAEGLENTERAFRRAVDLGYRYLETDVHVTADGRLVAFHDPTLDRVTDARGAIADLPWSEVARARVGGREPVPLFADLLRAFPGTRWNVDVKAEGALLPLLRVLEEQDAWGRVCLGSFDERRVARAQALAGSRLATSLGTRGVVALRLRSWGLPARPRAGARAAQVPVRQAGIPVVDRAFVRCAHRLGLQVHVWTVNEADAMRALLDLGVDGIMTDHVALLREVLEERGAWSA
- the yczE gene encoding membrane protein YczE, translating into MSCIRRSVQGGPSVAATGTRGGERRLGRRVVQLYAGLLLYGASAGLMVRAELGLSPWEVFHQGLSERVGLSIGIVSVLTGALVLLLWLPLRERPGLGTVSNVILVGLSLDGTLLLMPQWEALAVRWPLLLSGIVLNGVATGLYIAARFGAGPRDGLMTGLHRRTGVSVRVARTGIEVVVLVSGYLLGGGVGAGTALYALAIGPLAQRFLRVFSLDGPPPGPPASPDVPTAPATPDVR